One Roseomonas sp. OT10 DNA window includes the following coding sequences:
- a CDS encoding ring-opening amidohydrolase: MPRLVLHRLSMAHPGDVSALAGLLGSGALDARDVRAVIGKTEGNGGLNDFTRGFFAQSLLLLLSRCTGEAMEALAGRIPCVLSGGTEGVLSPHYVVFAVQAAPDAVGEGLALGTAFGPVVAPGDVGNDAQIARVAAATRAAMRDAGIDDPARVALVQVKSPAGGPGLLLRSVAGGAMGAALALGDVPAGAARGAALLEDLSLWSGRVSASAGVEVTRDEVVVLGRAPGWSGGWRMAVRPMADALDLAAVQDAFRGAGLDAVPDVPEEQRGRIAAVLAKAEPDRRGTVRGQRHTMLGDTDIDAQRHLRCAAGAVIAAVAGDGRVFVSGGAAHQGPPGGGLVAVIAREAQEG; this comes from the coding sequence ATGCCCCGCCTCGTCCTCCATCGCCTGTCCATGGCGCATCCCGGCGACGTCTCCGCGCTGGCCGGGCTGCTCGGCTCCGGGGCGCTCGACGCCCGCGACGTGCGCGCGGTGATCGGCAAGACCGAGGGCAATGGCGGGCTGAACGACTTCACCCGCGGCTTCTTTGCCCAGTCGCTGCTGCTCCTGCTCTCCCGCTGCACCGGCGAGGCGATGGAGGCGCTGGCGGGTCGCATCCCCTGCGTGCTCTCCGGCGGGACGGAGGGCGTGCTCTCCCCGCACTACGTCGTCTTCGCGGTGCAGGCCGCGCCGGATGCGGTGGGGGAGGGGCTGGCACTGGGCACCGCCTTCGGCCCGGTGGTCGCCCCCGGCGATGTCGGCAACGACGCGCAGATCGCCCGCGTCGCCGCGGCCACCCGCGCGGCGATGCGCGACGCCGGGATCGACGATCCCGCCCGGGTGGCGCTGGTGCAGGTGAAGTCCCCTGCCGGAGGGCCGGGGCTGCTGCTGCGCTCGGTGGCCGGCGGGGCCATGGGCGCGGCGCTGGCGCTGGGGGACGTGCCCGCGGGGGCCGCCAGGGGGGCGGCGCTGCTGGAGGACCTGTCGCTCTGGTCCGGCCGGGTCAGCGCCTCGGCGGGGGTGGAGGTGACGCGCGACGAGGTGGTGGTGCTGGGCCGTGCCCCGGGCTGGTCGGGCGGCTGGCGCATGGCGGTGCGGCCGATGGCCGATGCGCTGGACCTGGCGGCGGTGCAGGACGCCTTCCGCGGGGCAGGGTTGGACGCCGTGCCGGACGTGCCGGAGGAGCAGCGCGGCCGTATCGCCGCCGTGCTGGCCAAGGCGGAGCCGGACCGGCGGGGCACGGTGCGCGGCCAGCGCCACACGATGCTGGGCGATACCGACATCGACGCGCAGCGCCACCTGCGCTGCGCGGCCGGCGCAGTGATCGCGGCCGTCGCGGGGGATGGGCGCGTCTTCGTTTCCGGCGGCGCGGCGCATCAGGGGCCGCCGGGGGGCGGGCTGGTCGCGGTGATCGCGCGCGAGGCGCAGGAGGGGTGA